DNA from Prunus persica cultivar Lovell chromosome G6, Prunus_persica_NCBIv2, whole genome shotgun sequence:
TACTCAGATAGGATAGTGAAATCATAGGGGTTGTTTTTTAAGTGTGTTCATTagttttttattacttttctgTGAACTCTTCTGTGTTTCTTGTAATGTGGTTTTCTTCTAGTATGCAACTTTGCCGAGGTGATCGATATCCTATTTGGTTTTCCTCCTTTCCTTGTTGCGTAGATGAACTGGCTACATTTGGTGCTTAGGGCAGATGTATTTGTTGTCTGCAATCATCATTCAAATTAGCCAACATCAAGGGCTTTGCTCTCTTGCTTGTGCATTGTCATAAGAAAGCAAAAAGAGAGGCCTGATTGAGTAATCTGTAGTTGTAGGCAACTTTGCCGAGGTAATTGgtaccttattgatttcctctttttccctGTTGCCTAGACTAACTGGCTACATTTGGTGCCTAGTACAGATTTATTTGTTGTCTGTGCGATCATCATTCAAATTAGCCTACATAATTGATGGAGATCTTTGTATGTAACAATGCATAATGCTTGCTTTGTGCTATATATGAAAATAGATTGGAACATGTGCACATGAATTCTATTCTTGTACTGAAATTTTCTTCTgtatttatttcatatttcatttctttttctggctGCAGAATAAAGATGTAACAGAGGCGATCCAAAAGGTTGCTGCAGCTTATGACTGCAAAATCGTTGAAGGTGTTCTTAGCCATCAGTTGAAGCAGTTTGTGATAGATGGGAACAAGGTCATATTAAGCGCATCCAATCCAGATACAAGAGTTGATGAGGCAGAATTTGAGGAGAACGAAGTTTATTCAATTGATATTGTCACAAGCACAGGTGAAGGAAAGGTAATGAAGAAGTCACAATCAGCCATCCCAACCACCATTGTTATGCTATGTTATCTGATTTTCCATCAACGCATTTTATGTCAATTTGCAGCCTAAGCTGTTGGATGAGAAGCAGACGACTGTCTATAAGAGAGCTGTTGATAAGAACTATCACTTGAAGATGAAAGCTTCTAGGTTTATTTTCAGTGAAATAAGGGAGAAGTTTCCCATCATGCCATTCACTGCTAGGTTTGttaaaataatgttattttcTACATTATTTGTCACTGGTTCTtcagtttcttttgtttctcttaaaaaaaactgTACTGTCTTGTCATCAGAGCTTTGGAAGAGAAAAGGGCTAGGCTGGGTTTACTTGAATGCGTCAACCACGAGCTTCTGCAGCCATATCCTGTTCTTCACGAGAAACCTGGTAACAATCTTCCTACTGGGACTGGCTTTTGGGAAATTTCAATTCTTCTGTGACCCTGATTCGAAATCCATTTATTGGTTGTTTTGCAGGTGATTTGGTTGCCCATATCAAGTTCACTGTCTTGCTGATGCCAAATGGATCAGATCGGATTACATCTCATCCTTTACAGGAGCTGCAGCCCACTAAACAAATAGATGATCCTGAAATCAAAGCCTGGTTGGCTTTGGGGACAAAGACCAAGAAGAAGGGTGgcggcaaaaagaaaaagggtaaGCAGAGAAAATTTTGAGCAAATAATAAGTCTATTGTTAGTGGATTTAACAATGTTATGAAGAACGTTTAGGTTTAATTGTTGGGAGAAGGAATCCTGATTTATTTGCACATTGTAGGTAAGAAGAGTGACAAGGCTGAGGAGTCTACAGAAGCCGAACCAATGGATGCGACAACAAATGGTGCTGAGTCTCAAGCATGAGCCCTTGTTTCTTGTTAGCGATCAGATTTCAATTTTGGTTCTTTTCTCTCCCCCCATTGTATCTGgttggatattaatttaatatagtGTTCAGACTTTGATTCCAGCTGGGTTTTCTCTACTTTTCAAGTTCCAGTTCTTGCTGTTTAATTGTGTATCTCATCGAATTTTGTTGTCGATtaacattatattttaatttatataaaaacctAACATAGACAATTGAGTTGAGGCTGTCAATATATCAACCAAAATTTCGAACCGAATTGTTTTTATGTATCTTGGTTATGCACGATGGAAGTTTAAAGAAATTAGGTTTTACGacctcttcctttttttctttcaatatttCATCGAAATGCTAATGAGATCGgcaaaagaaaacatgtgggtttgttttattttattttgccgTGGATGGAGATGAAGATCGAATTCGGATGAGGATGACACAGTTGACCTAACCCAATTTGCGGATTAGGGTTGAAGCAACACAAGTAGGTTTTGTATTCTCGCTCTGTCAACGATAGAAAGGAGAGTAGATTATAATtttgggagactttggaaaagcccaaaggagagagaaaatttttaaaagaagccaaaatggacaaaattgcccttatttattttttgatttcctaaggaatcctttacatttgcatgtcttttgtttgaaagttgagaggtttttctgtcttttttgaaaaagctatggctttttctaaaagtgaaagtttttttatgggtaaaacttaaatttacttataatttttaaattctgATTCTGattcataaaatttcaaaatgtgATTGAAGTGACATGTTTACAACATTGTGCATAAGAATATAGACAGATATCACCTTGACGCTGCTCAAGATTTGATAAACTTAGCATCAGCAGTGTTCTTGAATCCAATGgctgagtgaaatccgatcGCTAAGATCCTACGGCTCGTATGGCGTTCATCTAAGCTGAATAATCACCTCAAGCACGCAGAGCGTAAAGAAGCAAAGCGCGTGATGGCGGTGCGTTCCCTTACACAATCAAGAACTCCGAAATACTATTGGTCAGTTTGCGTGGGAACACATGATCACGCCACGTGTACCTAACGGCCTTAAAAACGCGAAGCATCTAGATTTGTTTAGATCCCTCGGATTCCTTTATAAGCCCTCAATTTCAatctcctccctctctctctctctgtctctgtctctccctCTCAGCTGCGTCTAAAACGTACACAGCTTTCGTACGGAAAAaccaggaaaaagaaaacatcctTAACAAATCTTGAAAAAATCTGAGCGTAAATTTCGTATTCGAATATGGGGAACCGGTTAGTGTTGTGGATCTTCTTGTCGGCGTTGCTCTTCTTCTTAACCATGGAAGCAACAACCATAGACCCTTACAAGGTATTGTTCTCATTGCTCTTCCTTCATTCCTTTCCTCTAATTTTTCCTCTTATTCCAGTTTAATGTGAATGAATTGAATGTAAATAGAgcggttttgattttgaatgtgGAGTTCTATGATCGAATCACGTtctaaagattttttttttcgtttcatatgcttggttttgagattgaaaagaaaagaaaatttgacaaaattgaTAATGAAAAAGGTTCAAATTTTAGCGTATTATGCTGCTGTGGCCGTTATCAGAATGCAATCAACACTTGAGATAAACAAAAGGAACTGAATTTAAcgactttttttaaaagaaagaacCGATAAATCCTTAGTTCTATACTTACTCATTTATTAGAAATGGTTTCAAATTCTTATCAGGTCCTTGGAGTCGAGCGGAATGCAAGCCAACGTGAAATTCAGAAAGCTTTCCACAAGTATGTTCCAATAAccatttataatatttttgtgCCCTCTAAATGCAATTACTTGGCTAGGATTTTGTAGATGAATTTATGCAAAGCGAGATCATAATGTGCTTTATTTTGTGCTGATCACtggaaatgaatttttttcttcttcttggtgaTGGTCATTATCTAGGCATTGGAAGAATTGACACTTAATGTGACCTCTAAGCTCATTTATGATATGTATACATCAATTAGGATGGTCATAGTCTGTGCAATGTGTTGTTATTGGCTTGGTTCGCGTTGGATCTGGCGCAAGTGCCAAACTATAAGTTTTCTCAGGCCTAAATCTGTCACTATGGTCCCTTAACATTCAGTGCACCTTGGTGGGGGGTGTTGGGCAATGACAGTTGGTGCTTGTGCAACTGTGTTGAGTTGTTGTTGTAGGATGATAGTTTAAATATCTCGAATATGTGTGTCTTTACAACATTGTAGTTGCCAGAATAAGCAGttcattgttttcttttgtcataTTTGTTACTATGAGACTAATGTATGTTTCATGatacattaaataaaaaagttggtGTTCTTTGACCAATATTTAAGTCacagtttctttattttctctaaAAAGGAGTAGTaatgtttcttcttttgctttaGGATAATTTTGCTTTACTTTATTGATCCATATTACCCAGAAGGTTGTAAGGTCCTGTTCTGGGATATATAATTGGCTCTCTAAAAGTTTCtcattgtgtgtgtgtttgtgttgtGCTTGTGCATTGTAATGCATGCTTGTGCATTGTAATGCAAACACTTATAACACAACAAAGAAATACAGAAAGATACATGTAACATGCATTTGTGTTCAGACATGTTGTGTCACATGCTTTTTACCTTACTCCTCAAGCTCATTTGAATAATTCGAATAATTCCCTGTAGGCTTTCTCTTCAATATCACCCGGACAAGAATAAGAACAAGGGAGCTCAAGCAAAGTTTTCTGAGATAAACAATGGTATAACGTCTGACTTCTCTTCAGTCTATgattcctttccttttttctttctggttggatttttttcaattcctaTATACCTATCCTGCTGTAGTGGCCACATCCTCATAAGTTTGTACTTAATGTcgatttgtttctttttgttcgtTAGCGTATGAGATTTTatcagatgaagagaagaggaaaaattATGACACGTATGGAGATGAGAAGGGCAGTCCTGGATTTGGAGCTGGTTCTCCTGGAGATCATGGTGGATATACTTACTTCACAAATGGTGGACCAGGAAAAAACCAGTTTACCTACGGACCAAGTGACTGGCAGAGCATGGGCGGGCAGGGAGGTTCCAAGtcattctccttttcttttggagGTCCCAGTGGTCCAAGTTCATTTGGTTTTGGTATGGACGACATTTTCTCAAACCTTTTTGGGGGTAAACCTGGAGGTGGGGGTCAGTTTGGTGGTTTCAGTGGTTCAACTGGGTCTCGACCAGGGTCTCAACCTGGGTCTAGGGGTTCCCCAGTGAGCATTAGTGCCATCAGTTCACAGGTgtataagaaagaaatagttGACCAAGGGATGACTTGGCTCTTGTTATCTTACACACCGTCATTGAAGGGGCATCAACATGTTGAATCTGTCATAAAGGAAGTTGCCAGTTCACTGCAGGGAGCTTTAAAGGTATGTGCAGTTCTTTTTCGGCCCCTACTCCCTACCATCTGATCTGCCATTGATCGCTGCATATGCtcattctctccttttcttttgtcagaTTGGAAGCATAAACTGTGAGACAGAACCATCTCTCTGTAAGGACCTCGGCATATATCCCCGCAGAATGCCCAGGGTATTTGTTTATTCTTACAAAGTGAGTGAAAGGGGTTCTTTGGTTGAGTATGATGGTGATTGGGCTGCAAAACCTTTAAAAATGTTTTGCCAAGATCATCTTCCAAGGTTTTCAAAACGGGTTGACGTGAAACATTTTGAGTCTTCCACTGTCACAGTCCATAAATTGCCTAGTGTCGTGCTTCTTTCCACCAAGAAAGATACACCTGTAATCTGGCGTGTCCTCAGTGGATTGCATCACAATCACTTCCTTTTCTATAATGCAGAGGTATGTGGTGATTATTTGTTGAATTAATTTActcaattttccttttccgAGTCTTGTCAATCTAAGATGAATCTAGTGTCTTTGGCTATGGAATTGCTTTAACTGACTTCTTGAAGGAATCAGAAGCCTTTACACTGTAACAATTTCCTGACATCCATCCTAAAAATTTGTTAGAAAGAATGAGGCAATGTATATGCTTAACAGAAGGGTAGGGTGCAATGATGATCCCTATACTTCCATGACAAAGTGAATCATATGCTTTTGCTTTTCAGGGAAAATGTGCTTTGGTGGTTTGCATTCaccttaaatatattttttttttctcaattataaaaatgacaacttattaaaaaaattatttcacaATGACCATGCAGGTCAATGATGTTTCTGATCCAACAGTGAAGAAGCTAGGAGTTGATGCACTTCCAGCTATAATTGGTTGGCTTTCAAACGGGGAGAAGCATGTCCTAAAAGCAGGCATTACCATCAAAGATATGAAGTCGGCAATTAATGAGCTTAGTGCTTTACTTgaaggttttgagaaaaagaacaagaaggcATCTTCAAGTCAGGCCAAAAAGTCGCCAACTGGGGAGAAGCAAATACCCCTACTGACAGAGTCTAATTTTGATGCTCTTTGTGGTGAGAAAACTCCAGTTTGCATCATTGGTGCATTCAGGTCttccaaagaaagaaagaagttggAATCAATTTTGAACACGGTGAGTATACTTTCTCTTGTATTGAGGCACTACTATCCAAAACATCTGTTTCTTCACATGAAAATGATGAACTTTGTCTAAAAAATTGAATGTCATGCCAGTTTGAACTTTGTCTGACTAGCAGCCTCAACCCATGTGACCTGCTAAATTTATAAACCAGAAGTATTGGTTAAGGATTCAAATGTAGTCCCTAAACTATCTGCTTGACTGGCTATTGTTACCCAAATCACTTGACCATGATCTTTTTATggaaattacttttttttttctttagtaaTTTGCTTCATGATGTTTGCTTTCAGCTCTCTCAGAAATCACTATCAAGGCAACAGAATTCAGCCGATGGAAGGGATTCCATTTCCTACACTCTCTTGGATGCCTCCAAGAAGGCATCATTCTTAAATGCATTTGACAAAGCAGGATTTAAATCGTTAGATAAGGTCTTGGTTGCCTACAAACCTCGGAGGGGGACGTTCGCAGTGTTTGAGGGTGAAATGACCACAGAAGAAGTAGAGAGGTTCATTGGCTCAGTTCTTAATGGGGACATACGTTTTACCAAGACTCGGCAGAAACCCGTTCTGAAATGAGAGCTATGGTGACAAAGCTTGGGCCAGGTAGTTTCTGGCTTATTTGTACATAGCTTCACTATTTAAGTATAGAAAACATAACACAAATTTAGACTAGAACTAAGGAGGATCTGTCAAGGAGCATCCGTCGTCATCTTGGAAAATTGGGCTTGAACCCTACATAAGTGGTTCTTTTTGTAATGCCATAGTAGAAGTCTCTCTCATACATTTAGTTGTATGACCCGtgtaatttatttgttcttttattcgGTGTAAAATTGATgaccaaaatatatatgaaaatgagAAGCTGATGAAGTTTGAAATTCAAGTTCTCGTTTTATCAAATACTGATTCGCTTCTTGctgattttcatttatttgcgACCTGCAGCGTGGTGATTGATGGATGCCCTGTTCTCTTATGAGCTTTCTTTGCTCCTTTATTTggatttcttctctttcttttctttcaagcACTAGTTAATCAAATCCTATCTCACTACCGTGACTTATTCTCATTCTCTATCCTCCCACAACTTGTGCTCAGCTGAAAAATGTTTAGTCTAAGTAGATacaaattattattgttattcaAATCACTTACTCAATgatataaaaagaagaagaagaagaaggcgacattatattattattaaaatcaaaatcacgATACTATTCCATCGAACTTCTACATCATTGAATGATTAAATTTAGGTAATGATTTCAACTTTTGGATATCAAACTGATGTGACACCAcgttatatatttatatcaaataagtaGTTACCACACAAAGATTGATGACTCtagtattattaattaatgcaCTGTGCACGTATGTTCATTGACCAAACTTccaccaattttcttttctctaggaccacacaaacaaaaaccagCCAGTTTTCTCTACTACACCATTCCATGCATAATTAACCCAATTTGCCAAAACCAGCCAGTTAATCATTGCTATATGGGGCTTTCCTTTTGTATGTATGCCCACAAGATTAAGATTGGACAGACGCAATGGATACATAGTGCATTTCTGTTATTAACGAACATTTTTTACATAACCCCTCACTGAAACTCAGTCATTTTTTAGTGTTTGTGATCAAACATTTCAAAACTTCACCATCTGGACTTGAAATTTGCTCCTATCAAATCCATGTCCAAATTACCAAACCATTTctcaacaaacacaaaagaccaaaacccaccataaaaacccaaatcctctctctctctctctctctctctctctctccagcaCAACACAAATGCCATTACAAAGCCTCCATTTTTAAGTGTTTCTTCTAATTCCAAGTGTGGTCAAAGTCGCCTATCTGTGGCAATGGACAACAAAAACGGAGCACTTGACGTGTGTAATAAAAGCTCGTAACGACGTCGTGCTGAGCCCCGAAAACGACGTCGCTTCCCCCATCCAGAAATACTTTGTCCCCTCCTCCGACTCGTCCAATGCCACCCTAGGTAGCTATACCTGGCTCGGCGACTCCTCCAAATCGGTGTCACGGACGTTTTCTCTGTGCCGGGTGACTTTAACTTAACCCTCCTCGACTATCTCATAGCCGAGCCTGGGCTCAGTAACATCGGCTGCTGCAACGAGCTCAACGCAGGCTACGTAGCTTACGGCTACGCTCGCTGGCGGGGCGTGGGCGCCTGTGTAGTTACTTTCACTGTGGGTGGGCTCAGCTTGCTGAATGCGATAGCTGGAGCCTACAGTGAGGATTTGCCTGTGATTTGTATCGTTGGAGGACCCAACTCCAATGACTTCGGGAGTGATAATAGGATTCTTCACCATACTATTGGGTTGCCTGATTTTAGCCAAGAGCTTAGGTGCTTTCAGAACGTCACTTGCTATCAGGTAAATAGTGTAAACTTTGGAAATGTATGCAACGACATGTGGACATTGAATGCTGGCACATACaaacttttaaagaaaaaaaatggagacaaAAACTATTTAAGTTTATCGGTAGAAATGGTCGGAAAagatttgaacttgagaccATTTAGTTTTTCGCTTACATAATGCATaagaatttttaatttcaatgtttgcttttgtaagtgaatcttatctttctttctttattttattttattttatgcttttcgaagtttattaattttggtaTTTGTTTATCAGGCTGTGATAAATAATTTAGAAGATGGCAGTGAGTTGATCGATACGGCAATTTCAATAGCCTTGAAAGAAAGCAAGCCTGTTTACATATGCATAAGTTGTAACTCGGCTGGAATTCCTCACCCTACTTTTAGACCTGAGCCTGTTCCAATTTCATTTCCTCCCAGGTAAACTTTGGCCTCTCCGATTTACCTCTGAACTGATATATTGAAGTGTTTTATATAAAGCTTGTGACTTGTAAGTAAAAAAAGATTCAATTATTGGTTTGCTATGTCACACAGATTCAGTAATCAAATGGCCTTAGAGGCATCTGTTGGAGCGGCAGCAGACTTGTTGGACAAGGCAGTGAAAACAGTTATGGTGGGTGGGCCCTAAACTCCGAGTTGCACAAGCAGCTGATGCTTTTGCTGAGCTAGCTGATGCTAGTGGTTATGCTCTGGCTGTCCAGAGCACCACCCTCATTTCATTGGGACATACTGGGGGTTCTGTGAGCACCGCCTTCTGTTCTGAGATTGTGGAGTCTGCAGATGCCTACTTGTTTGCCGGATCGGTTTTCAATGACTACAGCTCTGTTGGGTACTCAGCCCTtttgaagaaagagaaggcGGTCATTGTGCAACCGGATCGTGTGACCATCGGAAATGGCCCTGCATTTGGTTGTGTTGTAATGAAGGATTTTCTGAAAGCTCTATAAAAGAGGCTAAAATGGAACAAGACTGCTTATGAGAACTACCACAGGATATTTGTGCCTGATGGCAGCTTCTGAAATGTGCTCCTACAGAGCCTTTGAGGGTTAATGTTCTGTTCCAACACGTCCAAAATATGTTGTCAAGTCAAACAGCTGTGATTGCTGACACTGGGGACTCATGGTTTAACTGCCAGGAACTGAAATTGCCACCAGGTTGCAGGTAAGCCGTGGACAAAATTTGATCTTAATTTGATgcttgtttttatgattttaattGAGCAATATGATAATGGATTTGCAGGTATGAATTCCAGATGCAATATGAATCAATTGGAGCAAGTCTTGGGTATGCTCAGGCCGCACCTACAAAGCGAGTGATTGCTTTCATTGGTGATGGGAGTTTCCAGGTGCCTTGATTTGCTCCCTTCTCTCTAAGCTAAGTGATTTGGGAGAaccattgttttgttttgaacctCTGAACTTGAATCACAATTTTATAGGTGACTGTTAATGTTTGGATAGTCTTTCATTGATGATCTCTTGGATTACGAAGGGAGCAGAGGAATGaagggaagagagaagagctagagagagagagggaataATCACTGCAACATTCTAACCGTTGCAGAATGATGCATTTCATTCATATAGTTCATTCTCTTACATCAGTCATCACAACCATTAAAATACATGAGCCATTGTGATTATGACACATGGCACTTACAAGGCATGTGAgccattgaaaatgaaaactgatCTAAGACCCTACACTTGGCATATAAGCTCAAGCTATCACAACAGAAAGCAGTTACACAATATGACAAGAGATAAATCTAATAAGTAAATCATACAAACAATGGAGGATACACAATTGAAGTTGAGATCCATGATGGGCCCTACAATGTGATCAAGAATTGGGGCTACACTGGACTGATTGATGCCATCCATAATGGGGAAGGCAAATGCTGGACAACCAAGGTTCGTTGTGAAGACGAGTTGATCGAAGCAACTGAGGTTGCAAATGGGGATAAGAAGGAATGCTCGTGCTTCATTGAGGTGATTGTTCACAAGGATGATACCAGCAAAGAGTTGCTTCAATGGGGGTCTAGGTTTGCTGCTGCCAATAGCCGCCCACCAAGCCGTCATCAGTAAACTCATATATTGGTCATCAACTGCAGCATGGGCCTCTTCAAATTAGGGTTTCGTCATGATCATGCAGAATTTTGTTTATAGTCGTGACACTGAACATGTATTACATGAATGATCATGGAgtttatgatatgatttttatgttttctatCTAAACAAGAATTGTTCTCACTTGTTGCAATAATAAaggatttatttttaattcaacaCTTGTAGCACATTATTGCTCTTTTGTTTTGGCGTATGACTCACGAGTGCCACTCTTtgtgttttgcttttttgggCTTCCGgctgaagaaaatgaaaaagtacgCATGAAGGGCGCCTATCATGGCCCTAAACTAAATTTGCAGAGCATGTGACGAGATGATGTAGGTTAGACTATGCACATCCTAATGTGAAACACGTAAGTAATAATACATGTTTATTGTGAGGATGTGAAGACTAGAAACGTGTTTATTTTGAGGATGTGAAGTTTCACAGGTTTATTAATCGTGTTTTGTTGGGTTGATCTGATCtgaatttctatttttaattttttgtatgCGATTTGACTCGAATAATTTTGTGAAGATTTCGTGTCGTCACAAAATTACCTTTCGTACCGAATCAAAATTGCCACTCTTAAATGCACGGTACACATACATATTGGCCAAACTTAACAAATGTGTGGCCATTGGTGTAATGACGAgcaattttctttctcttcaggGCCACAAAAATATGTACAAATGAAACATAGGCCTGGTTGACTTACCGCAGTACATAATTTCGAGCCACTAAATATTGGTACATGAATGATAGCCATTTCATAAGAAAAATATGGCTACCATTGAGCAATGTTGAAAGAATGGACCAAAGCATACGTTAGTTAAGCGTGATAGAAAAATAGATGATTACATACAGATACAATTGTACAAAAACTTATTTTTGATTGAGAAAAGTTTAGGGGGAGGAGAGGCTACCCCATCCCAGGGGGCATACCAAGGCCTCTTTGAGGACTTACAGAGGGGGTTTTAGCccattttttgatttttacaAATTACCAATTAATAAGGATTGTCGGCAGCAGGACTCGAACCTAAACCTAGATAGCAAAGTGAATGATCTTTACCAACTCAACCAACCCTCACTGGTCATTTTACAAAAACTTTATGATTAGTGATTAGGTAAATTAATGTACCATATAAAACTTTGACCTTTTCAGAAACATTAACTTAATCTTAATTGTAAACTCGATAAACTGGGAAAGGACGAATACTAAGGTGTATAttctaatttattatataaggtaaattactcaaatgttcctcaaacttatatatgatttacattttggtccctcaactaaattattcgttcaaatggtccataAACTCTATATTATTCGCTCCAGTGGTTCTACTgtctaattttctgttaaatttaacCTAATTTTAGAGTAAATAATGACCAATTGAAGTGCTAACTTGTGACCTGTGCTTGCATTCTACTTGCAATTGAAGTGCTCTCCTCCCCTCATCTTCAAAGGGGAGagaagggggggggggggggggggaaacaagaaaaaaaataagaaagggaAAATCACTTCCCCCCCCGGCGCGCAGGAGGGGGCTTCCGTTCCTTCAACCAAGGGAAATATAAATGGAGGGAAACCCCGGGATCGAGTGAAGATTGGGAAGGGACCCTCCCCCCCCCTGCAAGAGGGGAAGAGATGTCCCTACCTTCCAACATGGGAAAAGAGTTTTGGATGGAAAANNNNNNNNNNNNNNNNNNNNNNNNNNNNNNNNNNNNNNNNNNNNNNNNNNNNNNNNNNNNNNNNNNNNNNNNNNNNNNNNNNNNNNNNNNNNNNNNNNNNNNNNNNNNNNNNNNNNNNNNNNNNNNNNNNNNNNNNNNNNNNNNNNNNNNNNNNNNNNNNNNNNNNNNNNNNNNNNNNNNNNNNNNNNNNNNNNNNNNNNNNNNNNNNNNNNNNNNNNNNNNNNNNNNNNNNNNNNNNNNNNNNNNNNNNNNNNNNNNNNNNNNNNNNNNNNNNNNNNNNNNNNNNNNNNNNNNNNNNNNNNNNNNNNNNNNNNNNNNNNNNNNNNNNNNNNNNNNNNNNNNNNNNNNNNNNNNNNNNNNNNNNNNNNNNNNNNNNNNNNNNNNNNNNNNNNNNNNNNNNNNNNNNNNNNNNNNNNNNNNNNNNNNNNNNNNNNNNNNNNNNNNNNNNNNNNNNNNNNNNNNNNNNNNNNNNNNNNNNNNNNNNNNNNNNNNNNNNNNNNNNNNNNNNNNNNNNNNNNNNNNNNNNNNNNNNNNNNNNNNNNNNNNNNNNNNNNNNNNNNNNNNNNNNNNNNNNNNNNNNNNNNNNNNNNNNNNNNNNNNNNNNNNNNNNNNNNNNNNNNNNNNNNNNNNNNNNNNNNNNNNNNNNNNNNNNNNNNNNNNNNNNNNNNNNNNNNNNNNNNNNNNNNNNNNNNNNNNNNNNNNNNNNNNNNNNNNNNNNNNNNNNNNNNNNNNNNNNNNNNNNNNNNNNNNNNNNNNNNNNNNNNNNNNNNNNNNNNNNNNNNNNNNNNNNNNNNNNNNNNNNNNNNNNNNNNNNNNNNNNNNNNNNNNNNNNNNNNNNNNNNNNNNNNNNNNNNNNNNNNNNNNNNNNNNNNNNNNNNNNNNNNNNNNN
Protein-coding regions in this window:
- the LOC18773782 gene encoding ERBB-3 BINDING PROTEIN 1 gives rise to the protein MSDDEREEKELDLSSPEVVTKYKSAAEIVNKALQLVISECKPKAKIVDLCEKGDSYIREQTGNMYKNVKKKIERGVAFPTCISVNNTVCHFSPLASDETVLEEGDILKIDLGCHIDGFIAIVAHTHALQAGPVTGKAADVIAAANTAAEVALRLVRPGKKNKDVTEAIQKVAAAYDCKIVEGVLSHQLKQFVIDGNKVILSASNPDTRVDEAEFEENEVYSIDIVTSTGEGKPKLLDEKQTTVYKRAVDKNYHLKMKASRFIFSEIREKFPIMPFTARALEEKRARLGLLECVNHELLQPYPVLHEKPGDLVAHIKFTVLLMPNGSDRITSHPLQELQPTKQIDDPEIKAWLALGTKTKKKGGGKKKKGKKSDKAEESTEAEPMDATTNGAESQA
- the LOC18772293 gene encoding dnaJ protein ERDJ3A, giving the protein MGNRLVLWIFLSALLFFLTMEATTIDPYKVLGVERNASQREIQKAFHKLSLQYHPDKNKNKGAQAKFSEINNAYEILSDEEKRKNYDTYGDEKGSPGFGAGSPGDHGGYTYFTNGGPGKNQFTYGPSDWQSMGGQGGSKSFSFSFGGPSGPSSFGFGMDDIFSNLFGGKPGGGGQFGGFSGSTGSRPGSQPGSRGSPVSISAISSQVYKKEIVDQGMTWLLLSYTPSLKGHQHVESVIKEVASSLQGALKIGSINCETEPSLCKDLGIYPRRMPRVFVYSYKVSERGSLVEYDGDWAAKPLKMFCQDHLPRFSKRVDVKHFESSTVTVHKLPSVVLLSTKKDTPVIWRVLSGLHHNHFLFYNAEVNDVSDPTVKKLGVDALPAIIGWLSNGEKHVLKAGITIKDMKSAINELSALLEGFEKKNKKASSSQAKKSPTGEKQIPLLTESNFDALCGEKTPVCIIGAFRSSKERKKLESILNTLSQKSLSRQQNSADGRDSISYTLLDASKKASFLNAFDKAGFKSLDKVLVAYKPRRGTFAVFEGEMTTEEVERFIGSVLNGDIRFTKTRQKPVLK